One genomic segment of Pedobacter endophyticus includes these proteins:
- a CDS encoding HU family DNA-binding protein codes for MTKADIISEISTKTGIEKVDVQETVEAFFKVIKTSMIGGENVYVRGFGSFVVKKRAQKTARNISKNTAIIIPEHFVPSFKPAKVFVDKVKSNTKKISVEA; via the coding sequence ATGACTAAGGCAGATATTATTTCAGAAATATCAACAAAAACCGGAATTGAGAAGGTTGATGTACAGGAAACAGTTGAGGCATTTTTCAAGGTTATCAAAACCAGCATGATTGGCGGTGAAAATGTATACGTTAGAGGCTTCGGAAGCTTTGTTGTTAAAAAGAGAGCGCAAAAAACTGCGAGAAATATCTCCAAAAACACTGCAATAATTATCCCCGAACATTTCGTTCCTAGCTTTAAACCAGCAAAAGTATTTGTTGACAAAGTTAAAAGCAACACAAAAAAAATTAGCGTAGAAGCTTAA
- the mutY gene encoding A/G-specific adenine glycosylase, producing MTFQNELIKWYQINKRDLPWRHTQDAYTIWLSEVILQQTRVEQGLPYFNKFLAHFPTVSDFASATETVVLKLWQGLGYYSRGRNMHATAKFVVEHHRGIFPNVHDELIKLKGIGEYTAAAISSFSAGEPRAVVDGNVFRVLARYFGVETPINSTAGKKEFFSLANDLLDKNDPALYNQAIMEFGAMQCKPKSPNCGICPLQMGCHAFNNNLVGHLPVKIKKAQPRHRFLSYFVCKHDDNILMRERQAGDIWQHLYDFPSIETTELPNLLDARFITHVKQVFGPDAEFDLLSVKKHLLTHQIIHVHFFGLKNYIFNFNKQKTLKWVSLSNLDELPQPKVIHDFLQNYFLTDKVE from the coding sequence ATGACATTCCAAAATGAATTGATAAAGTGGTACCAGATCAACAAAAGAGATTTACCGTGGAGGCATACACAAGATGCGTATACCATCTGGTTATCAGAGGTTATACTGCAGCAAACGAGGGTTGAGCAAGGGCTGCCTTACTTCAATAAATTTTTAGCACACTTCCCAACGGTGAGCGACTTTGCCAGTGCAACTGAAACCGTGGTATTAAAGCTATGGCAGGGGCTTGGCTATTATTCGAGAGGAAGAAACATGCATGCAACTGCTAAATTTGTGGTAGAACACCATCGTGGAATCTTCCCAAATGTGCACGATGAGCTCATAAAGTTGAAGGGAATCGGCGAATATACAGCGGCGGCAATTTCGTCATTTTCGGCAGGCGAGCCCCGGGCGGTAGTTGATGGAAATGTATTTAGGGTACTGGCCCGGTATTTTGGTGTGGAAACGCCCATAAATTCTACCGCCGGAAAAAAGGAGTTCTTTTCATTGGCGAACGATCTGCTTGATAAAAACGATCCTGCGTTATACAATCAGGCGATAATGGAGTTCGGCGCAATGCAATGTAAGCCTAAATCGCCAAATTGCGGCATTTGCCCGCTGCAGATGGGCTGCCACGCCTTTAACAACAATCTGGTTGGGCACTTGCCCGTTAAGATCAAGAAAGCGCAACCCAGGCATCGGTTTCTAAGTTATTTTGTTTGCAAGCACGACGATAATATCCTAATGAGAGAGCGACAGGCTGGGGATATTTGGCAGCATCTGTACGACTTCCCCAGCATTGAAACAACCGAATTACCTAATTTGCTCGATGCCAGATTTATAACACATGTTAAACAAGTTTTCGGACCGGATGCCGAATTTGACCTTTTGAGCGTAAAAAAGCACTTACTAACACATCAAATTATCCACGTTCATTTTTTTGGATTAAAGAATTATATATTTAACTTTAATAAACAAAAGACACTTAAATGGGTTTCTTTAAGTAACTTAGATGAGTTACCGCAACCAAAAGTTATTCATGATTTTCTTCAGAACTACTTTTTAACAGATAAGGTGGAGTAA
- a CDS encoding single-stranded DNA-binding protein, producing MSGINKVILVGHLGKDPEVRHLEGGVTVASFPLATSETYNKDGKRVEQTEWHNIVLWRGLAEVASKYLQKGKLVYIEGKLRTRSFEDKEKVKKYVTEIVAENFTMLGRKSDFETGATPVAQVQQNSEQKIHDEFTINPSDENGDLPF from the coding sequence ATGTCGGGCATTAACAAAGTTATTTTAGTGGGCCATTTAGGTAAAGACCCCGAAGTGCGTCATTTAGAGGGTGGCGTTACCGTTGCGAGTTTTCCATTAGCCACATCAGAAACGTACAACAAGGATGGTAAAAGAGTAGAACAAACAGAATGGCATAACATTGTGCTATGGCGTGGCCTTGCCGAAGTGGCATCTAAGTACCTGCAAAAAGGTAAACTGGTATACATAGAAGGCAAGCTGCGAACCCGCTCTTTTGAAGATAAAGAAAAAGTAAAAAAGTATGTTACCGAAATTGTTGCCGAAAACTTTACCATGTTGGGCAGAAAAAGCGATTTCGAAACAGGAGCCACCCCAGTCGCTCAGGTACAGCAAAATTCGGAGCAAAAGATTCATGATGAATTTACGATTAATCCATCAGACGAAAATGGCGATTTGCCTTTCTAA